One window from the genome of Enterobacter asburiae encodes:
- a CDS encoding SmdA family multidrug ABC transporter permease/ATP-binding protein has protein sequence MRLFAQLSWYFRREWQRYLGAVFLLIIIAILQLIPPKVVGYVVDGVTEQHYTTARVLMWVGTLVLTAVIVYLLRYVWRVLLFGASYQLAVELREDFYRQLSRQHPEFYLRHRTGDLIARATNDVDRVVFAAGEGVLTLVDSLVMGCAVLIVMSTQISWQLTLLALLPMPIMALAINRYGEQLHERFKLAQAAFSSLNDRTQESMTSIRMIKAFGLEDRQSALFAADAADTGAKNMRVARIDARFDPTIYIAIGMANLLAIGGGSWMVVQGSLTLGQLTSFAMYLGLMIWPMLALAWMFNIVERGSAAYSRIRAMLAEAPVVIDGSEAVPEGRGVMTVDVRHFIYPHTEHPVLENVSFTLQPGQMLGICGPTGSGKSTVLSLLQRHFDVTEGDIRFHDIPLTRLLLDEWRGRLAVVSQTPFLFSDTVANNIALGRPAATQEEIEHVARLASVHDDILRLPQGYETEVGERGVMLSGGQKQRISIARALLLNAEILILDDALSAVDGRTEHQILHNLRQWGDGRTVIISAHRLSALTEASEILVLQHGHIAQRGQHETLAEQPGWYRDMYRYQQLEAALDDAPEQNEEAANA, from the coding sequence GTGCGATTATTTGCCCAACTAAGCTGGTACTTTCGTCGGGAGTGGCAACGCTACCTCGGCGCAGTATTCCTGCTTATTATCATTGCCATTCTGCAGCTGATCCCGCCGAAAGTGGTGGGGTACGTCGTGGATGGCGTCACCGAACAGCATTACACCACCGCACGGGTGTTGATGTGGGTCGGCACGCTGGTGCTGACGGCCGTCATTGTTTATCTGCTGCGCTACGTCTGGCGCGTGCTGCTGTTTGGTGCGTCCTATCAGCTGGCCGTTGAGTTGCGTGAAGATTTTTACCGCCAGCTGAGCCGACAGCATCCCGAATTTTATCTGCGCCATCGTACCGGGGATCTCATCGCCCGCGCGACTAACGACGTCGATCGCGTGGTCTTTGCCGCCGGGGAAGGGGTGCTGACGCTGGTGGACTCGCTGGTGATGGGCTGTGCGGTGCTGATCGTGATGTCCACGCAGATCAGCTGGCAGTTGACCCTGCTTGCCCTGCTGCCGATGCCGATCATGGCGCTGGCGATCAATCGCTACGGTGAACAGCTGCACGAGCGCTTTAAGCTGGCGCAGGCGGCGTTCTCGTCTCTGAACGATCGCACCCAGGAGAGCATGACCAGCATCCGCATGATCAAAGCGTTTGGCCTGGAAGACCGTCAGTCCGCGCTGTTTGCCGCCGATGCGGCGGACACGGGGGCGAAGAACATGCGCGTCGCGCGTATCGACGCCCGGTTTGACCCGACGATTTATATCGCAATCGGTATGGCAAACCTACTGGCGATTGGCGGCGGAAGCTGGATGGTGGTGCAGGGCTCGTTGACCCTGGGGCAATTGACCAGCTTTGCGATGTATCTGGGGCTCATGATCTGGCCGATGCTGGCGCTGGCCTGGATGTTTAACATCGTGGAGCGCGGCAGCGCCGCCTATAGCCGCATTCGCGCCATGCTGGCCGAAGCGCCGGTGGTCATTGACGGTAGCGAAGCCGTACCGGAAGGGCGCGGCGTCATGACCGTCGACGTCCGGCATTTTATCTATCCGCATACGGAGCACCCGGTATTGGAAAACGTCAGCTTTACCCTGCAGCCAGGGCAGATGCTGGGCATCTGCGGCCCGACGGGATCCGGCAAAAGTACCGTGCTCTCTCTGCTTCAGCGCCACTTTGACGTTACTGAAGGCGATATCCGCTTCCACGATATTCCCCTGACCAGACTGCTGCTGGATGAGTGGCGCGGTCGCCTGGCGGTCGTCAGCCAGACGCCGTTCTTATTTTCGGACACGGTGGCAAACAACATTGCCCTGGGACGCCCTGCGGCAACGCAGGAAGAAATTGAGCATGTGGCGCGTTTGGCCAGCGTTCATGATGACATTTTGCGTCTGCCGCAGGGCTACGAAACGGAAGTCGGGGAGCGCGGCGTCATGCTGTCCGGGGGGCAAAAGCAGCGTATCTCCATTGCCCGCGCTCTGCTGCTGAATGCTGAAATCCTGATCCTGGATGATGCGCTTTCCGCCGTGGACGGCCGTACCGAGCATCAGATCCTACATAACCTGCGCCAGTGGGGCGACGGACGCACGGTGATTATCAGCGCCCACCGTTTGTCAGCGCTCACTGAGGCCAGCGAAATTCTGGTATTGCAGCACGGGCACATTGCCCAGCGCGGACAGCATGAAACGCTTGCCGAGCAGCCGGGATGGTATCGCGATATGTACCGCTATCAACAGCTTGAGGCGGCGCTGGACGATGCGCCGGAGCAGAATGAGGAGGCCGCCAATGCGTAA
- a CDS encoding Lrp/AsnC family transcriptional regulator yields MLDKIDRKLLSLLQNDCTLSLQALADAVNLTTTPCWKRLKKLEDDGILLGRVALLDPEKLGLGLTAFVLIKTQHHSSDWYCRFVTQVSEMPEVLGFWRMAGEYDYLMRVQVADMKRYDDFYKRLVNSVPGLSDVTSSFAMEQIKYTTALPIE; encoded by the coding sequence ATGCTAGATAAAATTGACCGCAAGCTCCTTTCATTGCTGCAAAATGACTGTACCCTCTCTTTGCAGGCGCTGGCAGATGCCGTTAATCTGACCACCACCCCGTGCTGGAAGCGCCTTAAGAAGCTGGAAGATGACGGCATTCTTCTGGGGCGCGTCGCGCTGTTAGATCCCGAAAAGCTGGGGCTTGGGCTGACGGCGTTTGTGCTGATAAAAACCCAGCATCACAGCAGCGACTGGTATTGCCGCTTCGTCACTCAGGTGTCGGAGATGCCCGAGGTGCTCGGTTTCTGGCGAATGGCCGGAGAGTACGATTACCTGATGCGCGTCCAGGTGGCCGACATGAAGCGCTATGATGATTTCTACAAGCGGCTGGTGAACAGCGTACCGGGTTTGTCGGACGTCACCTCAAGCTTCGCCATGGAACAGATTAAATACACCACAGCATTACCTATTGAATAA
- a CDS encoding PLP-dependent cysteine synthase family protein yields the protein MNSTWVKHAISEINADYQRSADTHLIRLSLPGFDGIQLYLKDESTHPTGSLKHRLARSLFLYGLCNGWIKEGTTIIESSSGSTAVSEAYFARLLGLPFIAVMPSCTAKRKIEQIEFYGGRCHFVESACEIYAASEMLARELNGHYMDQFTFAERATDWRGNNNIADSIFRQMTHEPHPVPSYIVMSAGTGGTSATIGRYIRCQGYDTQLMVVDPQNSVFLDYWQNRDAGLRSPVGSKIEGIGRPRVEPSFIPDVVDEMMRVPDAASVATAHWLETQLGRKVGASTGTNMWGALQLAARMREEGRTGSIVTLLCDSGERYLDTYYNAEWVQANIGDIAPWKAQIAQLVK from the coding sequence ATGAATAGCACCTGGGTTAAACATGCGATCAGCGAAATCAATGCCGACTATCAGCGCTCGGCGGATACGCACCTGATTCGCCTTTCCCTGCCGGGATTTGACGGCATTCAGCTCTATCTGAAAGATGAAAGCACCCATCCTACCGGTAGCCTGAAGCATCGCCTGGCGCGCTCGCTGTTTTTATACGGTTTGTGTAACGGCTGGATCAAAGAAGGCACCACCATCATAGAATCCTCATCCGGTTCAACGGCGGTGTCCGAAGCCTATTTTGCCCGCCTGCTGGGCCTGCCGTTTATCGCGGTGATGCCGTCCTGCACCGCAAAACGCAAAATCGAGCAGATCGAATTTTACGGCGGTCGCTGCCACTTTGTGGAAAGCGCCTGCGAAATCTACGCCGCCTCCGAAATGCTGGCCCGTGAACTCAACGGCCACTATATGGACCAGTTCACCTTCGCCGAGCGCGCGACGGACTGGCGCGGCAATAACAACATTGCCGACAGTATTTTCCGTCAGATGACCCACGAACCGCATCCGGTTCCGTCGTACATCGTCATGAGCGCCGGTACCGGCGGCACGTCAGCCACGATTGGACGCTACATCCGCTGTCAGGGCTACGATACCCAACTGATGGTAGTTGACCCGCAGAACTCCGTGTTCCTCGACTACTGGCAAAACCGCGATGCCGGTCTGCGCAGCCCGGTGGGCAGTAAAATTGAAGGGATTGGCCGCCCGCGCGTGGAGCCTTCTTTCATCCCCGACGTTGTGGATGAGATGATGCGCGTGCCGGATGCCGCCAGCGTGGCAACGGCGCACTGGCTGGAGACGCAGCTGGGGCGCAAAGTGGGCGCATCGACGGGCACCAATATGTGGGGCGCACTGCAGCTTGCCGCACGTATGCGCGAAGAGGGCCGCACCGGTTCCATCGTCACGCTGCTGTGCGACAGCGGCGAGCGTTATCTTGATACCTACTACAACGCGGAGTGGGTACAGGCCAACATCGGCGATATCGCCCCGTGGAAAGCGCAGATTGCACAGCTTGTGAAATAA
- the cof gene encoding HMP-PP phosphatase: MARLAAFDMDGTLLMPDHRLGEKTLNTLKRLHERNVTLTFATGRHVLEMRHLLGAFSLDAFLITGNGTRIHSVEGDVLHRQDLNPEVADIVLHSTWDTKASIHVFNDRGWFTGSEIPELLHAHVYSGFKYQLIDLRRIPVHAVTKVCFCGDHDDLCRLRIQLNEALGDRAHLTFSAVDCLEVLPVGCNKGSALAVLSDHLGLTLQECMAFGDAMNDREMLGSVGRGLIMGNAMAQLKAELPHLPVIGHCRNEAVSHFLTHWLDNNNLPYSPE, from the coding sequence ATGGCTCGGCTCGCTGCATTTGATATGGACGGTACGCTGTTAATGCCGGATCACCGTTTAGGGGAAAAAACCCTGAACACGCTGAAGCGCCTGCACGAGCGTAATGTCACCCTGACGTTTGCCACCGGGCGTCATGTGCTGGAAATGCGCCATTTGCTTGGGGCGTTTTCACTCGACGCTTTTCTGATCACCGGCAACGGGACGCGCATTCACTCCGTAGAAGGCGATGTGCTACACCGGCAGGATCTTAACCCGGAAGTGGCGGATATCGTGCTGCACAGCACCTGGGACACGAAGGCCAGTATCCACGTCTTTAACGATCGGGGCTGGTTTACCGGAAGCGAAATCCCGGAATTATTGCACGCGCATGTTTACAGCGGCTTTAAATACCAGCTTATCGATCTGCGTCGGATCCCCGTCCATGCGGTAACTAAGGTCTGCTTCTGCGGCGATCATGACGATCTGTGCCGCTTAAGGATTCAACTGAATGAGGCGCTGGGCGACCGGGCGCACCTGACCTTCTCGGCGGTGGATTGTCTGGAAGTGCTGCCGGTGGGCTGTAACAAAGGTTCCGCTCTGGCGGTACTCAGCGACCACCTGGGCTTAACGCTGCAGGAGTGTATGGCGTTTGGTGACGCCATGAACGACCGCGAAATGCTGGGTAGCGTAGGTCGCGGTCTGATCATGGGGAATGCGATGGCGCAGCTGAAAGCAGAACTTCCCCATCTGCCGGTTATTGGCCACTGCCGCAATGAAGCAGTGTCCCATTTTTTGACGCATTGGCTGGACAACAACAACCTCCCGTATTCCCCCGAATAG
- a CDS encoding SgrR family transcriptional regulator — protein sequence MRQLNRLNQYHRLWQPSLGATQQVTISELAARCFCSERHVRTLLRQAQEAGWLSWRAQSGRGKRGELTFHVAPESLRNAMMEEALKSGQQHNALELAQLAPAELRSLLHPFLGGQWQNDTPTLRIPYYRSLDPLQPGFLPGRAEQHLAGQVFSGLTRFHGNSSEPTGDLAHHWEVSEDGLRWHFYIRSTLHWHNGDKIETGQLQQSLDALFALPALRKLFQSVLRVDVTHPQCLTFTLHQPDYWLAHRLATYCSRLAHPEQPMTGSGPFRVSVYEPDLVRLESHEQYHLSHPLLKAIEYWITPSLFDYGLGTSCRHPVQIAIGEPDELESLRLVTNSTSLGFCYLTLKQSPHLSEMQARRLINIIHLSTLLHTLPLNEGLITPTEELLPGWAIPQWPDLTHVPLPKKLTLIYHLPVELHTMARQLKQYLAKHDCELTAIFYDAKTWDGCQQLAEADIMMGDRLIGEAPEYTLEQWLRCDALWPHVLSAPQYAHLQATLDAVQTQADEQARHAGLRAIFSRLMEKAVITPLFNYQYQVSAPPGVNGIRLNTRGWFDFTEAWLPAPKS from the coding sequence ATGCGCCAGCTCAATCGACTCAACCAGTATCACCGCCTCTGGCAGCCTTCCCTGGGTGCAACGCAGCAGGTCACCATCAGCGAACTGGCTGCCCGCTGTTTTTGCAGCGAGCGGCATGTCCGAACGCTGCTGCGCCAGGCTCAGGAGGCGGGCTGGCTGAGCTGGCGAGCGCAGTCTGGCCGCGGTAAGCGCGGTGAGCTAACGTTCCATGTCGCCCCAGAGTCACTGCGCAATGCGATGATGGAAGAGGCGCTGAAGAGCGGGCAGCAGCATAACGCGCTGGAACTGGCCCAGCTTGCCCCCGCAGAATTACGATCGTTGCTGCATCCGTTTTTGGGCGGGCAGTGGCAAAACGACACGCCGACACTGCGTATCCCCTATTACCGCTCGCTGGATCCGCTTCAGCCGGGGTTTTTACCTGGCCGGGCGGAGCAGCATCTGGCGGGACAGGTTTTCTCAGGTTTAACGCGTTTTCACGGCAACAGCAGTGAACCCACGGGCGATCTCGCCCATCACTGGGAGGTGTCGGAGGACGGTTTGCGCTGGCATTTCTACATTCGCTCCACTCTGCACTGGCATAACGGCGATAAAATAGAAACCGGACAGCTTCAGCAAAGCCTGGACGCGCTTTTTGCCTTGCCTGCCCTGCGTAAACTGTTCCAGAGCGTTTTACGCGTTGACGTTACCCATCCTCAGTGTCTGACCTTTACGCTGCACCAGCCGGATTACTGGCTGGCGCACCGCCTGGCCACCTACTGTAGCCGGCTCGCACATCCCGAACAGCCTATGACGGGCAGCGGCCCCTTCAGAGTCAGCGTGTATGAGCCGGATCTGGTTCGTCTGGAAAGCCACGAACAGTACCATCTCAGCCATCCGCTGCTTAAGGCTATCGAGTACTGGATCACACCGTCGCTGTTTGACTATGGGTTAGGGACCAGCTGTCGTCATCCGGTGCAGATCGCCATTGGCGAGCCGGATGAACTGGAGAGTCTGCGCCTGGTGACGAACAGCACCAGCCTGGGCTTTTGTTATCTCACCCTGAAGCAAAGCCCGCACCTGAGCGAAATGCAGGCTCGACGACTCATCAACATCATTCATCTCTCGACGCTTCTGCATACGCTTCCGCTCAATGAAGGGCTGATTACCCCGACAGAGGAGTTGCTCCCCGGCTGGGCGATCCCTCAGTGGCCGGATTTAACACATGTCCCTCTGCCGAAGAAGCTAACCCTGATTTATCATTTACCGGTTGAGTTACACACGATGGCGCGCCAGCTAAAACAGTACCTTGCAAAACACGACTGTGAGCTTACGGCGATCTTTTACGATGCGAAAACCTGGGACGGGTGCCAGCAACTGGCGGAAGCGGACATCATGATGGGCGACAGGCTGATTGGCGAAGCGCCGGAATATACGCTTGAACAGTGGCTGCGCTGTGATGCCCTCTGGCCACACGTGCTTAGCGCACCGCAATATGCTCATCTGCAGGCCACCTTGGATGCCGTACAGACCCAGGCCGACGAACAGGCCAGACATGCCGGGCTGAGGGCCATTTTCTCCCGGCTCATGGAAAAGGCGGTGATAACGCCCCTGTTCAATTATCAATACCAGGTCAGCGCCCCGCCGGGGGTTAACGGCATACGTCTCAACACCCGCGGCTGGTTTGATTTTACCGAAGCCTGGCTGCCCGCCCCGAAATCGTGA
- the queC gene encoding 7-cyano-7-deazaguanine synthase QueC, with product MKRAVVVFSGGQDSTTCLVQALHQYDEVHCVTFDYGQRHRAEIDVARELALKLGARAHKVLDVTLLNELAVSSLTRDSIPVPDYEPDASGIPNTFVPGRNILFLTLTAIYAYQVKAEAVITGVCETDFSGYPDCRDEFVKALNHAVNLGMAKETRFETPLMWLDKAETWALADYWGKLDLVRSETLTCYNGIKGDGCGQCAACNLRANGLNHYLADKVGVMAAMQKKTGLK from the coding sequence ATGAAACGTGCCGTCGTCGTGTTCAGCGGAGGACAAGACTCTACTACCTGCCTGGTCCAGGCCCTTCATCAGTACGATGAAGTTCACTGTGTCACTTTCGATTATGGTCAGCGTCACCGCGCTGAAATCGACGTTGCCCGTGAACTTGCCCTGAAACTGGGCGCACGCGCGCACAAGGTGCTGGACGTTACGTTGTTAAATGAACTGGCCGTGAGCAGCCTCACCCGGGACAGTATCCCGGTACCTGACTACGAACCCGATGCCAGCGGCATTCCGAATACCTTCGTGCCTGGCCGTAATATCCTCTTCCTGACCCTGACGGCGATCTACGCCTATCAGGTAAAGGCGGAAGCGGTGATCACGGGCGTGTGCGAGACCGACTTCTCCGGCTACCCGGACTGTCGCGATGAGTTCGTGAAAGCGTTAAACCACGCCGTCAATCTGGGGATGGCGAAAGAGACACGCTTTGAAACCCCGCTCATGTGGCTGGATAAAGCCGAAACCTGGGCGCTGGCGGACTACTGGGGCAAGCTGGACCTTGTTCGCAGCGAAACGCTCACCTGCTATAACGGTATCAAAGGCGACGGTTGCGGCCAGTGCGCGGCCTGTAATCTTCGCGCTAACGGGCTGAACCATTATCTTGCCGATAAAGTCGGCGTGATGGCCGCGATGCAGAAAAAGACCGGGCTTAAATAG
- a CDS encoding addiction module antidote protein — protein MSKSQRKFSSSVSHDEAVVKMLRENPSYAQLYLQVALDEIYEDQGIPAYLIALRRVIESRGGIGEIAAKAGLSRQQLYRTLSDNGNPTLTTLMKVTRAAGVKLFDSTVK, from the coding sequence ATGAGCAAGAGCCAACGAAAATTTTCTAGTTCCGTCAGCCATGATGAAGCCGTCGTAAAAATGCTTCGTGAAAACCCTTCCTACGCTCAGCTATATCTGCAGGTTGCCCTGGATGAGATCTATGAAGACCAAGGGATCCCTGCATACTTAATCGCGTTAAGACGAGTTATCGAATCCCGCGGCGGAATAGGTGAAATCGCTGCCAAAGCAGGTTTGTCCCGTCAGCAGCTATACCGAACCTTATCAGACAACGGCAACCCAACGCTGACAACGCTGATGAAAGTCACCCGTGCTGCCGGTGTGAAACTGTTCGACAGCACGGTCAAGTAG
- a CDS encoding type II toxin-antitoxin system RelE/ParE family toxin, giving the protein MDRDYVVERYRTRDGKVPFEEWVAKMKRKDPELAFRILLRIDRAEKGNFGDYRYLREGIWELKMDCGPGYRIYFAVQHRKILLLLIGGDKKSQKTDVKLAIDYWKDHQKDKPDEQEPTKIF; this is encoded by the coding sequence ATGGACAGGGACTACGTTGTTGAACGTTACCGGACCCGTGACGGAAAAGTACCGTTTGAGGAGTGGGTAGCGAAGATGAAGCGAAAGGATCCGGAGTTAGCGTTTCGGATCCTTCTGCGAATTGACCGTGCTGAGAAAGGGAATTTTGGCGATTACCGATATCTCAGAGAGGGGATCTGGGAATTGAAAATGGATTGTGGTCCCGGCTATCGAATCTATTTTGCGGTACAACATCGGAAGATCCTGTTGTTGCTGATCGGCGGTGACAAAAAGAGTCAAAAGACTGATGTGAAACTGGCAATAGATTACTGGAAAGACCATCAAAAGGATAAACCGGATGAGCAAGAGCCAACGAAAATTTTCTAG
- a CDS encoding YbgC/FadM family acyl-CoA thioesterase, with amino-acid sequence MQTKIKVRGFHLDVYQHVNNARYLEFLEEARWDGLENSESFQWLTAHNIAFVVVNININYRRPAVLGDVLTVTSQVQQINGKSGVLSQVVTLDPEGQVVADALITFVCIDLKTQKALPLEGELREKLELMIA; translated from the coding sequence ATGCAGACAAAAATCAAAGTACGCGGTTTTCATCTCGACGTTTACCAGCATGTGAACAACGCACGCTATCTCGAGTTTCTTGAAGAAGCGCGCTGGGACGGGCTGGAAAACAGCGAAAGCTTTCAGTGGCTGACCGCGCACAACATCGCGTTCGTGGTCGTCAATATCAACATCAACTACCGCCGTCCGGCCGTGCTGGGCGATGTACTCACGGTGACCAGCCAGGTGCAACAGATCAATGGCAAAAGCGGGGTATTAAGCCAGGTGGTGACGCTCGATCCAGAAGGGCAGGTGGTGGCTGATGCGCTGATCACCTTTGTCTGTATCGATCTGAAAACGCAGAAAGCGCTGCCGCTGGAAGGGGAGCTGCGGGAAAAGCTGGAGTTGATGATCGCTTAG
- a CDS encoding helix-hairpin-helix domain-containing protein produces the protein MKCGIKALLITLAIATTGMSAGALAATPAAKPQATQSKSDAAAPVQGQTKAADAGKNADDDGTRVSINSASAEDLARAMNGVGLKKAQAIVSYREEYGPFKTVDDLKQVPGMGSALVERNLSHLTL, from the coding sequence ATGAAATGTGGAATCAAAGCACTGTTAATTACGCTGGCTATTGCCACCACCGGGATGAGCGCGGGCGCGCTGGCGGCGACGCCAGCTGCCAAACCACAGGCTACGCAGAGCAAGTCCGATGCGGCAGCGCCGGTTCAAGGGCAAACCAAAGCGGCTGACGCCGGTAAAAATGCGGATGATGACGGTACGCGGGTCAGTATCAATTCGGCCTCTGCGGAAGATCTGGCTCGCGCGATGAATGGTGTCGGCCTGAAAAAAGCGCAGGCCATCGTCAGCTACCGCGAAGAGTATGGTCCTTTCAAGACGGTCGACGATCTCAAACAGGTGCCGGGCATGGGCAGCGCGCTGGTTGAGCGCAACCTCTCACACCTGACGTTGTAA
- the ppiD gene encoding peptidylprolyl isomerase, producing MMDSLRTAANSLVLKIIFGIIIVSFILTGVSSYLIGGGANYAAKVNGQEISRGQFENAFAGERNRMQQQLGDQFSELAANEGYMKTLRQQTLNRLIDEALLDQYAKKLGLGISDEQVKKAIFSTQAFQSNGKFDNARYNSIVNQMGMTADQYAQALRNQLTTQQLINAVVGTDFMLKGETDELAALVAQQRVVREATIDVNALAAKQQVSDADVNAYYEQNKNSFVSPEQFRVSYIKLDAAALQETASDAEIQSYYDQHQDQFTQPQRNRYSVIQTKTEADAKAALDELNKGADFATVAKAKSTDIISAKNGGDMGWLEDATTPDELKNAGLKEKGQLSGVIKSSVGFLVVRLDDITAAKTKSLADVREDIAAKVKQEKALDAYYALQQKVSDAASNDNESLAGAEQAAGVKAVVTGWFGRDNLPEELNFKPVSDAIFNGGLVGENGTPGSNSDIITVDGDRAFVLRVSEHKPEAVKPLAEVKDQVVAQVKHNKAEQQAKLDAEKILSDLKAGKEDALKAAGLSFGEAKTLSRTGQDPISQAAFGLTLPAKDKPSFGTTTDTQGNVVLLALDEVKAGTLPEAQKKAMVQGITQNNAQIAFEAMMSNLRKEAKIKLGDVMTQQQ from the coding sequence ATGATGGACAGCTTACGCACGGCTGCTAACAGTCTCGTGCTCAAGATTATTTTCGGTATCATTATCGTGTCGTTCATATTGACCGGCGTGAGCAGTTACCTTATTGGCGGTGGCGCAAACTATGCCGCAAAAGTGAATGGCCAGGAAATCAGCCGTGGTCAGTTCGAGAATGCTTTTGCCGGTGAACGTAACCGTATGCAGCAACAGCTGGGCGACCAATTCTCTGAACTGGCAGCGAACGAAGGGTACATGAAGACCCTGCGCCAACAGACACTGAACCGTCTTATTGACGAAGCGCTGCTGGACCAGTACGCCAAAAAACTGGGCCTTGGCATCAGTGATGAGCAGGTGAAAAAAGCCATCTTCTCCACCCAGGCCTTCCAGTCTAACGGTAAATTCGACAACGCGCGTTACAACAGTATCGTCAACCAGATGGGGATGACGGCCGATCAGTACGCTCAGGCGCTGCGTAACCAACTGACCACCCAGCAGCTCATCAATGCCGTTGTGGGCACCGATTTCATGCTCAAAGGTGAAACGGACGAACTGGCCGCGCTGGTGGCGCAGCAGCGCGTTGTACGCGAAGCGACCATTGATGTGAACGCCCTGGCGGCGAAACAGCAGGTGAGCGACGCAGACGTTAACGCTTACTACGAGCAGAACAAGAATTCCTTTGTTTCTCCAGAGCAGTTCCGCGTGAGCTACATCAAGCTGGATGCAGCCGCGCTGCAGGAAACCGCGTCTGATGCGGAAATCCAGTCTTACTACGACCAGCATCAGGATCAGTTCACTCAGCCGCAGCGTAACCGCTACAGCGTGATTCAGACGAAGACCGAGGCTGATGCCAAAGCGGCGCTGGATGAGCTGAACAAAGGCGCTGATTTCGCGACCGTTGCGAAAGCGAAATCCACCGACATTATCTCTGCGAAAAACGGCGGTGATATGGGCTGGCTGGAAGACGCGACCACGCCGGACGAGCTGAAAAATGCCGGTCTGAAAGAGAAAGGCCAGCTTTCTGGCGTCATTAAGTCTTCCGTTGGTTTCCTGGTTGTGCGTCTGGACGACATCACCGCGGCGAAAACCAAGTCGCTGGCTGACGTTCGCGAAGATATCGCGGCGAAAGTGAAACAGGAAAAAGCACTGGATGCCTACTACGCGCTGCAGCAGAAGGTGAGCGATGCTGCCAGCAACGATAACGAATCTCTGGCAGGTGCAGAGCAGGCGGCGGGTGTGAAGGCGGTTGTGACGGGCTGGTTTGGTCGTGACAACCTGCCGGAAGAGCTGAACTTCAAACCGGTTTCTGATGCCATCTTCAACGGTGGTCTGGTAGGCGAGAACGGCACGCCGGGCAGTAACTCTGACATCATTACCGTCGACGGCGATCGTGCGTTTGTGTTGCGCGTCAGCGAGCACAAGCCAGAAGCGGTCAAACCGCTGGCGGAAGTGAAGGATCAGGTTGTCGCTCAGGTTAAGCACAACAAAGCGGAACAGCAGGCGAAACTGGATGCTGAGAAGATTCTGTCCGATCTGAAAGCGGGTAAAGAAGACGCGCTGAAAGCGGCTGGCCTGAGCTTCGGTGAAGCGAAAACGCTGAGCCGTACCGGGCAGGACCCAATCAGCCAGGCCGCGTTTGGTCTGACTCTGCCAGCGAAGGACAAGCCAAGCTTCGGTACCACCACCGATACGCAGGGCAACGTCGTTCTGCTGGCGCTGGATGAAGTGAAAGCCGGCACCCTGCCAGAAGCGCAGAAGAAAGCGATGGTTCAGGGGATTACCCAGAACAATGCGCAGATTGCCTTCGAAGCCATGATGAGCAACCTGCGTAAAGAAGCCAAAATCAAGCTGGGTGATGTGATGACGCAGCAGCAGTAA
- the hupB gene encoding nucleoid-associated protein HU-beta, producing MNKSQLIDKIAAGADISKAAAGRALDALIASVTESLQAGDDVALVGFGTFAVKERAARTGRNPQTGKEITIAAAKVPGFRAGKALKDAVN from the coding sequence GTGAATAAATCTCAACTGATTGACAAAATTGCTGCTGGTGCTGATATTTCTAAAGCTGCAGCTGGACGTGCGTTAGATGCATTAATTGCTTCTGTTACTGAATCTCTGCAGGCTGGGGACGACGTTGCACTGGTAGGCTTCGGTACTTTTGCTGTTAAAGAGCGTGCTGCCCGTACTGGCCGCAACCCTCAGACCGGTAAAGAGATCACCATTGCTGCTGCTAAAGTGCCGGGTTTCCGTGCAGGTAAAGCGCTGAAAGACGCAGTAAACTGA